One stretch of Euphorbia lathyris chromosome 7, ddEupLath1.1, whole genome shotgun sequence DNA includes these proteins:
- the LOC136235958 gene encoding uncharacterized protein produces MGENSWCYFHPKEELIGICPLCLNERLLLLAAKQAHHHPSSSSSNSRKTSLNLPKIFAFSSLLSRHWRSDHSDITKSIPSSSSSPEEESFISIKFEDNGAALWEKGINGNVSNKTSFNPNFKQSKQGKDTSATMSVIEHTKPRGGSLRWRKRIDHLFQVIKRKRSNRANVCHVSSKAEGVKVMRKSWIRILTRRRTKE; encoded by the exons ATGGGTGAAAATTCATGGTGTTATTTCCATCCAAAagaggaattaataggaataTGTCCTCTTTGTTTAAACGAAAGACTTCTTTTATTAGCAGCAAAACAAGCTCATCATCatccatcttcatcttcttctaaTTCTAGAAAAACATCACTTAATCTTCCTAAGATCTTTGCTTTTTCTTCTCTTCTCAGTCGCCATTGGAGGTCTGATCATTCTGATATTACCAAATCtatcccttcttcttcttccagtcctgaagaag AGTCATTCATATCAATAAAGTTTGAAGACAATGGGGCTGCCTTATGGGAAAAGGGTATAAATGGAAATGTATCTAATAAAACCAGCTTCAATCCTAATTTCAAACAATCCAAACAAGGTAAAGACACAAGTGCTACAATGAGTGTGATTGAGCATACCAAACCACGTGGCGGTTCACTGAGGTGGCGAAAGCGGATTGATCACCTGTTCCAGGTCATCAAGAGAAAGAGATCCAACAGAGCAAATGTGTGCCACGTAAGCAGCAAAGCTGAGGGAGTTAAGGTAATGAGAAAGAGCTGGATAAGGATTCTGACAAGGAGAAGGaccaaagaataa